From Methylophaga thalassica:
CGCCACCTGAGTAGATTGGCAGATTGAACTCAAGACCAACACTTTCATTTGATGAATTACTCCGACCATAAATACCATCGCTATCAGAGCTGTAGCTCTTCTGGGCCACAATACCTAATGACGGATAGTGACCGCTGCGTTGCAACTCAATTGTCTGTTTTGCAGCTTCAACATTGATATTCGCAAGTAATAAAGACGGATTCTGCGAAATCGCTGTTTCGCTCCAGGCATCAATGCTTGCAGGTTCAGGTTTTACCAGTGGTGACTCACCATAGAGTCCGACCAGATCATCAATATACTTGCCTGCTGTTTCACGCAATTGTTCCTGCGCATTAGCCAGGTCATTTTGAGCCTGAATCACTCTCGCATTCGCCAAATCATAAGCTGCTTGTGATTCAGTGATATCGGTAATCGTCGCCATGCCAACATCAAAACGCTGTTGCATTTGTTCTAACTGTTTAGCAATGGCTTCTCGTTCTGCCAAAGCAAACGTTAGATCATCCTGTGCGCCCAATACACCAAAATAGCGTTCTGCAACGCGTAATGTTAGAGATTGTTCAGCAATAGTGTAACTGGCATCAGCCCCTTTCATGGCGATTTCAGCCTGGGTTTTCTGCACAAAATTCTCACGTTTATAAACTGACTGAGTCAGGCTTAACGTATAGCCATGACTTGTATAGTCTGTGTTACCGGTAAAAAGACGTGATGATGAATCTAACCAGGTTTTACTTTCATTCGCCGATAGACCAACCTGTGGCAAAAAGTTAGCAATAGCTTGATCATCCAGTTCACCAACAGCTTGACGGGATGCGGCTTCTGCTAAAAGCTGTGGATCACTATTAAGAGATAATTTGTATACATCTAATAAATCTTCAGCCCAAACAGAGCTAGAAAATAATGCCGAAGCAATCAATGCGCCTAACGCAATTTTTTTCATTTTCCTTCCTTAGGAGTCATTCAGATGATAGTATTCAATATTAATATGTCGACATTGTAGTATCGACATTAACTGCCCAGCCATTCATACCACCATCAAGATTAATCACATCATTAAAACCAACGTGTTCAAGAAACTGCCCGACCTGGGCACTTCGTTTTCCGCTACGACAAATAATCGCAACCGTTTTATTCTGATAAGGTCCTAACTCTTCCAGACGCGCAGGAATCTCGTTCATCGGAATGTGCATTGCCCCTTCAATCATGCCGTGAACCAATTCATGGCTTTCACGAACATCAATCATTACCGGTGGCGCTTCACTTAATAACAAAGTGCTAAATTCAGTGGCGGTCATTTGTTTCATGTTTTTACTCTGGCTTAGAATTCAAATTGTTGGATTGGTTCACCGTTAATCATGTAGGGAATAACGGTCTCAAATAAAAATTTTGGCTGCCATTCTCTTTCATTCATTCGTGTGATTAATTGAACCGACATAGCAGGCGCTGTGCCTGTGACTATCAATAATTTCCCACCAACTTTCAGACTTTGTAAATAGTCATCAGGGATCTGTGCACAGGCAGCCGTAATAACAATTGTGTCAACACGCTCAACTAACGGCCATCCCTGGCTGGCATCACCAACAGTTAACGTGACATTTCTGATATCTGCTTTAGCTAAGCGTTTAGCTGCTAACTCAGATAAATCAGCATAATATTCAACGGAAATAACGTGATTCGAGAGTTTAGCCAGTAATGCTGTGAAATAGCCTGATCCGGTTCCTATTTCCAACACATTTGTTTCAGGTGTTAAGTCAAGCGCCTGTAAAAAACGACCTTCCAATATAGGCGTTAACATACATTGCTCATAAGCAATGGTTAGCATTGTATCGGCATACGCCATGCCCACCGAATCCTCGTCAACAAAGTCCGCCCTGGCAACATCTGACATCACAGCTAAAACAGTGTCATTCAGGACTTCACTAGGACGAACTTGTTGAATGACCATATTGGTATGAGCATGATTTAGCGAAGACACATGTTGCCCCTATTATTGAGCTATGGCAGTTAGGAGACTAAGGATAAGTGCTTTCTTATATAGGTGCAACCATAGAGGAAATAGGGGAATATTAATATATGCTAATTCTGTGTTTTATTGTCAGATATGGATAAGCATAGACATCTACCCCATCAAGTCTGGCGCACTTAATTCGGTCTATTTTTTTCCTGTAGCCCGATGAAATAATGGCTCATGAACTGACTCACGAGAGAAACGCCAACAAGCAATACTTATTGCCATCACTGAAAAAACTGCCAGCACGGTAATGTCGGTCATGATAGAAAAATCACTATTCGCGGTCGGTACAACATGTTTCATCAAATCGACACCATAGCTAAATGGATTGATTAACACGACATATTTCAGCATCTCTGGTAATTGATTGACTGGATAAAGCGCACCACTCAAGAAAAACACCGGGAAGATGAAAAAATTCATAATCACCGCAAAATTATCCAGAGTTTTAGACCAGGCAGCGATCAAACCGCCTATTGCCGCACAGCATACGGCTGTCGCTAAAGCCGGTAATAATAACCATAAAGCGACTTTCACTTCGATCAAACCTATCAAGGCCAAGATCACTAATAATAGAATGGCCTGAACCATCGCGGTAATAGCTGCAGCAATTAATTTAGCAATAACAATTAAATAATGAGGAATTGGGGCAATCAACATCATCCGCATCACCCCAAATTCTTTATCATAAACAAGGGTTAATGCTGACAATAAAGCAGCAAATAATAGTGTCATCGCCACAATGCCAGGCACTAGAAAGCTGAGGTAACCAGCTTGCTGCTCACCCTGCAACATACTGCCAACACCAGAGCCTATCACCAGCAGCCAAATCATCGGTCTGACCATGGCACTGATCAGTCTTGCACGTTGACGGAAGACCTTCGTCAGCTCTCTTGCCACCACAGCCTTAACGGCGAGTATATGTGTCATGTCACGACCCCATAATCAGGTGGACATACTGTCCATAGATACACATCATTGAGATTAGGTTTACGCCATTGCATTGCATTGATGGCATTACCAAGCGTTTTTTGTAACTGATAAAAATCGGTTTCTTTATCTTGAATACGATACGTCAGATGCTGGTCTTCCCATAAAGGCTCACCAAATTGCGGACGCATCTGCTGGCTAACTATTTCGGTATCAGCACAATCAATTTCCAGCATATATGCTGCTAGATTTTTAATCAGTTTTTTAGGCGCGCCACCTTTTTGCAACTGTCCTTTTTGTATGAAATCGACATGGTCACAGGCTTCTGCTTCTTCCAGATAATGTGTGGTCAGAAATACCGTCATGCCTTCATCTTTTCTTAGCTGTTCAATGAATCGCCAAATGGCACGACGGTTAGGTAAATCCAAACCAATAGTCGGTTCATCCAAAAATAAGACCTGAGGTTTATGTAAAACGCCACGAGCAATATCTACAGCGCGCCGCTGCCCACCGGATAAGGCTAATAATTTCTGATGACGTTTTTTTTCTAAGCCAAATACTGACAACAACTCAGAAATACGTTGCTCTGCTTGCTGTTTATTCAGATTATATAAAGCGGCAGCGAACTGTAAGTTTTCATCCACCGTCATCATCCGATCAAGGGCTGAATCCTGGAAAACCAAGCCAACTGCGGCACGTGTTTGTACTGGATAGCGTTTGACTTCACGACCAGATATCCAGGCTTCGCCTGATGAGGCTGAAGTCATGGTAGTCAGCATATGAATAGTCGTACTTTTACCTGCCCCATTAGGACCAAGCAAACCATAGAACCGTCCTGGTTCGATACTAAGATCAAGCCCATTAACAGCAAGGGCCTGACCATATTGCTTGGTCAGGCCCTTGGTTAAAATCGCATATTGATTTTTATAAGCCACAAATTTCTTTTGAATTTTTCGGGTTTCTGAATACAAGAGGTTTGGCAACATCAGCTGATTTTTCAGCCTCCTGCCGACCATTCTCAATCGCTTCCAGAATTAGATGATGATCGGGAGATTTCGTACAAACAGGATCAGCCATGGCTGGATCCCCTGTTAGCATATAGGCCTGACAACGACAGCCACCAAAATCTTTTTCTTTTTCATCACAACTACGGCAAGGCTCTTTCATCCAGTCAAAACCACGGAAACGATTGAAGTCGTTCGAGCCTTCCCAGATTTCTTTTATACTGAGCTCTTTAACATTAGGTAACTCCATGCCTGGCAATTCACGGGCAGCATGGCAAGGCAAGGCGGTTCCATCTGGCGTCACTGTCAGAAAGACATTTCCCCAGCCATTCATACAAGCTTTGGGTCTATCTTCATAATAGTCAGGAACAACATAATAAATCTTCATATTGCCTTTTTGCTTTTCCTGATATTCGTGCGCAATTGCTTCTGCACGCACCAATTGTTCTTTCATCGGTAATAATTGGTCACGGTTATGCATCGCCCAACCATAGTACTGAGTAGTAGCAAGCTCAACATAATCAGCATCAAGATTAATGGCCAGATCCAAAATCTCATCAATCTTATCAATATTCTGACGATGTGTGACAAAACACAACACCATTGGATAACCAGCAGCTTTCACCGCTTTTGCCATCTCAATCTTATGTTGGAAAGCATCAGTACCAGCAATAAGATTATTCAAATCTTCTGAACTCGCCTGAAAACTAACCTGGATATGATCCAGGCCAGCTTCTTTAAACTCTTTTGCTTTATCTGCGTTTAGCCCCACACCCGAGGTAATCAAATTGGTGTAAAAACCTAAATTTCTGGCTTCACGGATAAGTTCAATCAAATCAGGACGAGTTAAAGGTTCACCACCTGATAAACCCAGCTGAGTGGCCCCCATTTCCCGAGCCTGACGGAAAACATTGATCCACTCTTCTGTTGTCAGCTCTTTTTTGACACTGGCAAAATCCATAGGATTTGAACAATAAGGACATTGCAGCGGGCATGCGTAGGTTAACTCGGCCAATAACCATAGAGGCTGACGAATGCTATCACGGACATTCATACCTACAGCGCCACCAGTACTTCCGGGCGCTTTATTCTGGTCTGATCCAGTCGTTGTCATGAGCTTCCTCCAAAAACTGATAGACGTCATCGTCTAAGTCAGCGCCATTAAAGGCTTCTTTAAGTTCAGCGATGAGCTCGCCGACAGTTTGCTTTTTTTCACTTACCCGCTTCAGGATTTCACCTGCAGCTGGATTTAACTTCACCATGCCTTCTGGGTAAAGCAGTACGTAACAATCCTGCGCTGGCTCCCATTGGAAACGGTAACCCAGAGCCAGCAC
This genomic window contains:
- a CDS encoding TolC family outer membrane protein; amino-acid sequence: MKKIALGALIASALFSSSVWAEDLLDVYKLSLNSDPQLLAEAASRQAVGELDDQAIANFLPQVGLSANESKTWLDSSSRLFTGNTDYTSHGYTLSLTQSVYKRENFVQKTQAEIAMKGADASYTIAEQSLTLRVAERYFGVLGAQDDLTFALAEREAIAKQLEQMQQRFDVGMATITDITESQAAYDLANARVIQAQNDLANAQEQLRETAGKYIDDLVGLYGESPLVKPEPASIDAWSETAISQNPSLLLANINVEAAKQTIELQRSGHYPSLGIVAQKSYSSDSDGIYGRSNSSNESVGLEFNLPIYSGGAVSSRTREAGHRLDETMQVEEQQRRAVTRQTRESYNGVMSGISRVTALKQAVVSNQKALESTEAGYDVGTRTTVDVLNARRNLFSAKRDYARSRYDYILDTLRLKQAAGILSVNDLVDINNWLGKGTS
- a CDS encoding rhodanese-like domain-containing protein gives rise to the protein MKQMTATEFSTLLLSEAPPVMIDVRESHELVHGMIEGAMHIPMNEIPARLEELGPYQNKTVAIICRSGKRSAQVGQFLEHVGFNDVINLDGGMNGWAVNVDTTMSTY
- a CDS encoding protein-L-isoaspartate O-methyltransferase family protein, which gives rise to MSSLNHAHTNMVIQQVRPSEVLNDTVLAVMSDVARADFVDEDSVGMAYADTMLTIAYEQCMLTPILEGRFLQALDLTPETNVLEIGTGSGYFTALLAKLSNHVISVEYYADLSELAAKRLAKADIRNVTLTVGDASQGWPLVERVDTIVITAACAQIPDDYLQSLKVGGKLLIVTGTAPAMSVQLITRMNEREWQPKFLFETVIPYMINGEPIQQFEF
- a CDS encoding ABC transporter permease, with amino-acid sequence MTHILAVKAVVARELTKVFRQRARLISAMVRPMIWLLVIGSGVGSMLQGEQQAGYLSFLVPGIVAMTLLFAALLSALTLVYDKEFGVMRMMLIAPIPHYLIVIAKLIAAAITAMVQAILLLVILALIGLIEVKVALWLLLPALATAVCCAAIGGLIAAWSKTLDNFAVIMNFFIFPVFFLSGALYPVNQLPEMLKYVVLINPFSYGVDLMKHVVPTANSDFSIMTDITVLAVFSVMAISIACWRFSRESVHEPLFHRATGKK
- a CDS encoding ABC transporter ATP-binding protein; amino-acid sequence: MAYKNQYAILTKGLTKQYGQALAVNGLDLSIEPGRFYGLLGPNGAGKSTTIHMLTTMTSASSGEAWISGREVKRYPVQTRAAVGLVFQDSALDRMMTVDENLQFAAALYNLNKQQAEQRISELLSVFGLEKKRHQKLLALSGGQRRAVDIARGVLHKPQVLFLDEPTIGLDLPNRRAIWRFIEQLRKDEGMTVFLTTHYLEEAEACDHVDFIQKGQLQKGGAPKKLIKNLAAYMLEIDCADTEIVSQQMRPQFGEPLWEDQHLTYRIQDKETDFYQLQKTLGNAINAMQWRKPNLNDVYLWTVCPPDYGVVT
- the pqqE gene encoding pyrroloquinoline quinone biosynthesis protein PqqE, coding for MTTTGSDQNKAPGSTGGAVGMNVRDSIRQPLWLLAELTYACPLQCPYCSNPMDFASVKKELTTEEWINVFRQAREMGATQLGLSGGEPLTRPDLIELIREARNLGFYTNLITSGVGLNADKAKEFKEAGLDHIQVSFQASSEDLNNLIAGTDAFQHKIEMAKAVKAAGYPMVLCFVTHRQNIDKIDEILDLAINLDADYVELATTQYYGWAMHNRDQLLPMKEQLVRAEAIAHEYQEKQKGNMKIYYVVPDYYEDRPKACMNGWGNVFLTVTPDGTALPCHAARELPGMELPNVKELSIKEIWEGSNDFNRFRGFDWMKEPCRSCDEKEKDFGGCRCQAYMLTGDPAMADPVCTKSPDHHLILEAIENGRQEAEKSADVAKPLVFRNPKNSKEICGL
- the pqqD gene encoding pyrroloquinoline quinone biosynthesis peptide chaperone PqqD, with amino-acid sequence MTDRIFNADTIPVLALGYRFQWEPAQDCYVLLYPEGMVKLNPAAGEILKRVSEKKQTVGELIAELKEAFNGADLDDDVYQFLEEAHDNDWIRPE